The following coding sequences are from one Oncorhynchus nerka isolate Pitt River linkage group LG6, Oner_Uvic_2.0, whole genome shotgun sequence window:
- the LOC115130603 gene encoding tubulin beta-4B chain-like, with protein sequence MREIVHLQAGQCGNQIGAKFWEVISDEHGIDPTGSYNGDSDLQLERINVYYNEASGGKYVPRAVLVDLEPGTMDSVRSGPFGQIFRPDNFVFGQSGAGNNWAKGHYTEGAELVDSVLDVVRKEAESCDCLQGFQLTHSLGGGTGSGMGTLLISKIREEYPDRIMNTFSVVPSPKVSDTVVEPYNATLSVHQLVENTDETYCIDNEALYDICFRTLKLTTPTYGDLNHLVSATMSGVTTCLRFPGQLNADLRKLAVNMVPFPRLHFFMPGFAPLTSRGSQQYRALTVPELTQQMFDSKNMMAACDPRHGRYLTVAAVFRGRMSMKEVDEQMLNVQNKNSSYFVEWIPNNVKTAVCDIPPRGLKMAATFIGNSTAIQELFKRISEQFTAMFRRKAFLHWYTGEGMDEMEFTEAESNMNDLVSEYQQYQDATAEEEGEFEEEGEEELA encoded by the exons ATGAGAGAGATTGTTCATTTACAAGCAGGGCAGTGCGGTAATCAAATTGGCGCAAAG TTCTGGGAGGTGATAAGTGATGAGCATGGCATTGACCCCACTGGAAGTTACAATGGGGACAGTGATCTTCAGCTGGAAAGAATTAATGTGTACTACAATGAAGCTTCAG GTGGAAAGTATGTGCCACGCGCAGTACTTGTGGACTTGGAGCCTGGGACCATGGACTCTGTGAGGTCCGGACCATTCGGTCAAATCTTCAGGCCTGACAACTTTGTCTTCG GTCAGAGTGGCGCAGGTAACAACTGGGCCAAGGGCCACTACACCGAGGGTGCAGAGCTGGTTGACTCTGTCTTGGATGTGGTGAGGAAAGAGGCTGAGAGCTGTGACTGCCTGCAGGGCTTCCAGCTCACCCACTCCCTGGGAGGTGGAACCGGCTCTGGCATGGGCACCCTGCTCATCAGCAAGATCCGTGAAGAGTACCCCGACCGCATCATGAACACTTTCAGCGTGGTGCCCTCCCCTAAAGTGTCAGACACTGTGGTCGAGCCCTACAATGCCACCCTCTCAGTCCACCagctggtagagaacacagacgaGACCTACTGTATCGACAACGAGGCGCTGTACGACATCTGCTTCCGTACCCTCAAACTCACCACACCCACCTACGGAGACCTCAACCACCTGGTGTCTGCGACCATGAGTGGGGTCACCACCTGTCTCCGCTTCCCCGGCCAGCTCAACGCTGACCTGCGCAAACTGGCAGTCAACATGGTGCCCTTCCCCCGTCTCCACTTCTTCATGCCTGGCTTTGCCCCCCTCACCAGCAGGGGAAGCCAGCAGTACAGAGCCCTGACGGTTCCAGAGCTCACTCAGCAGATGTTTGACTCGAAGAACATGATGGCCGCCTGCGACCCTCGTCACGGCCGTTACCTCACCGTGGCCGCAGTCTTCCGCGGGCGCATGTCCATGAAAGAGGTGGACGAGCAAATGCTGAACGTACAGAACAAGAACAGCAGCTACTTCGTTGAATGGATCCCCAACAACGTCAAGACTGCAGTCTGTGACATTCCTCCCCGTGGCCTCAAGATGGCTGCCACCTTCATTGGAAACAGTACTGCCATCCAGGAGCTGTTCAAGCGCATCTCTGAGCAGTTCACAGCTATGTTCCGCCGCAAGGCTTTCCTCCATTGGTACACAGGAGAAGGCATGGATGAGATGGAGTTCACTGAGGCAGAGAGCAACATGAACGACCTGGTTTCTGAGTATCAGCAGTACCAAGACGCCACTGCAGAGGAGGAGGGCGAGTTTgaagaggagggtgaagaggagtTGGCTTAA